The following are encoded in a window of Ensifer adhaerens genomic DNA:
- a CDS encoding phage holin family protein, with the protein MHNPRDDRSLPDLMTGLVTDIAGLFRKEIDLAKAEASENIDRAIGSIETLMVGLIFAIAAIGVLLSAVVEGLGAFLMQQGMQEANAHALSAVAVGLVVGVLAWVMISRSLARLGNRSIRFEKTTASLQRDLDVAKETVK; encoded by the coding sequence ATGCATAACCCCCGTGACGACCGCTCTTTACCCGACCTGATGACGGGACTGGTGACCGATATAGCCGGACTGTTTCGCAAGGAGATCGACCTCGCCAAGGCCGAGGCAAGCGAGAATATTGACCGGGCGATCGGCAGCATCGAGACGCTCATGGTTGGCCTTATCTTTGCTATTGCCGCGATCGGCGTGCTTCTGAGCGCTGTGGTCGAGGGTCTGGGCGCCTTTTTGATGCAGCAGGGAATGCAAGAGGCAAATGCCCATGCGCTCTCAGCGGTCGCGGTTGGTCTTGTCGTCGGCGTCCTCGCGTGGGTTATGATTTCGCGCAGCCTTGCCAGGCTCGGAAACCGCAGCATTCGGTTTGAAAAAACGACGGCGTCGCTCCAGCGCGACCTGGACGTGGCCAAGGAGACAGTGAAATGA
- a CDS encoding nutrient deprivation-induced protein → MIENPENRRQQQQPISPSQEGGPYSGGGESDAGRPRVDQNVASDDLSGQAKAAAAKVVDDEKGALARQLRGLAGAMEKVGSELRDSDQPGLGRYTQDLGNSIGRLARECEDRDLGEIASIAENYGRKQPLAFLGMAAIAGLAASRFLIASAKRTATKTSNSSSSPRAGDDWSFEKDFRDA, encoded by the coding sequence ATGATCGAAAACCCGGAGAACCGTAGACAACAACAGCAACCTATTTCGCCCTCACAAGAAGGCGGCCCTTATTCTGGGGGGGGCGAGAGCGATGCAGGTCGGCCCCGCGTCGACCAGAACGTCGCGAGTGACGATCTTTCGGGCCAGGCAAAAGCGGCAGCAGCCAAAGTCGTGGATGACGAAAAGGGGGCATTGGCGCGCCAATTGCGTGGTCTTGCTGGCGCCATGGAGAAGGTGGGATCTGAACTTCGCGATTCCGATCAACCGGGGCTTGGCCGCTACACCCAGGACCTTGGAAATTCGATCGGACGGCTGGCCCGCGAATGCGAAGACCGGGATCTCGGTGAAATCGCGTCGATTGCAGAAAACTATGGGCGGAAGCAGCCCCTTGCCTTTCTTGGCATGGCAGCGATTGCGGGACTGGCAGCGAGCCGATTTCTGATCGCTTCGGCAAAGCGAACGGCCACCAAGACATCGAACTCCTCGTCATCCCCCCGCGCAGGCGACGATTGGTCATTTGAAAAGGACTTCCGCGATGCATAA